In one Mycobacterium heckeshornense genomic region, the following are encoded:
- a CDS encoding acyl-CoA dehydrogenase family protein: MRSLDVPVEDLRVELRAWIAENAPTGLAELIDWRVRADLPGSVSSLQSEADLARAHAHPLFREWEQRCAEARLICPAWPEEYGGRGWDALQMTILDEEFYRAGVPRVDRVQGESMVGPSIILHGTEEQKAYYLPRIISGEHRYCQGFSEPGSGSDLASVTTRGIVEGDQLSITGQKVWTSRFATANMIFVLCRTDPTAAKHRGLSYVITEFTPGHNGIEVRPIRQITGAEEFAEVFFDNTKAPLSGVIGGLGKGWQVVQSTLGFERGGAGRATTMVLQARERELEQLVAFARQQGCHRDPVVRRELVWAKTQVTIMRSSWERTVAEVAAGGLPGPQMSTWKLAWSEYHLRLGALALQIAGPAAMVRPPGADYRLGPWQDAFLVAHSGTIYAGTSEVQRNIIGENVLGLPREPRVPEGQR, from the coding sequence ATGAGAAGCCTCGACGTCCCGGTCGAGGACCTGCGCGTGGAACTGCGGGCCTGGATCGCCGAAAACGCTCCCACGGGACTGGCGGAGCTGATCGACTGGCGCGTGCGGGCAGACCTGCCGGGTTCGGTCAGCAGCCTGCAGAGCGAAGCGGACCTGGCCCGGGCGCACGCCCATCCGCTGTTCCGGGAGTGGGAGCAACGCTGCGCAGAGGCACGGCTGATCTGTCCGGCGTGGCCGGAGGAATATGGCGGACGCGGCTGGGATGCGCTGCAGATGACTATCCTCGATGAGGAGTTCTACCGAGCCGGTGTGCCACGCGTCGACCGCGTGCAGGGCGAGTCGATGGTCGGTCCGTCGATCATCCTGCACGGCACCGAGGAGCAAAAGGCGTACTACCTGCCGCGGATCATCTCCGGTGAGCACCGCTACTGCCAAGGCTTCTCCGAGCCCGGTTCCGGATCCGATCTCGCGTCGGTCACGACCCGCGGCATCGTGGAGGGCGACCAGCTGTCGATCACCGGGCAGAAGGTCTGGACGTCTCGTTTCGCCACTGCAAACATGATTTTCGTGTTGTGTCGCACCGACCCTACCGCCGCTAAGCATCGCGGGCTCTCCTATGTCATCACCGAGTTCACGCCAGGACATAACGGCATCGAGGTCCGTCCGATCCGGCAGATCACCGGTGCCGAGGAATTCGCCGAGGTCTTCTTCGACAACACCAAGGCCCCACTATCGGGGGTGATCGGAGGACTGGGCAAGGGCTGGCAGGTCGTGCAGTCCACACTGGGATTCGAGCGCGGTGGAGCCGGACGCGCGACCACAATGGTGCTGCAGGCCCGCGAGCGCGAACTCGAACAACTGGTCGCCTTCGCGCGACAGCAAGGGTGCCATCGCGACCCTGTTGTGCGTCGGGAGCTGGTCTGGGCGAAGACCCAGGTCACCATCATGCGCAGCAGCTGGGAGCGAACTGTGGCCGAGGTCGCCGCTGGCGGGCTACCCGGGCCGCAGATGTCGACGTGGAAGCTGGCGTGGAGCGAATACCATTTGCGGCTGGGGGCGCTTGCCCTACAGATCGCGGGTCCAGCCGCGATGGTGCGTCCACCCGGGGCCGACTACCGTCTCGGACCCTGGCAGGACGCATTCTTGGTCGCGCATTCCGGCACGATTTACGCCGGCACTAGTGAGGTCCAGCGCAACATCATAGGCGAGAATGTGCTAGGGCTGCCCCGCGAGCCCCGAGTGCCCGAAGGGCAGCGCTGA
- a CDS encoding hydroxymethylglutaryl-CoA lyase, producing the protein MRMPSCAPVAGLPERVTIYEVGPRDGLQNEKGVIPTHIKVEFIERLGAAGLQTIEAAGFVHPGRVPQLADAESVIEGLNLDADRHYPVLVPTLSGLDRAFSCGVRDIAVFGSATETFSQRNLGRSIDESLAMFAPVVKQAREAGARVRGYVSMCCGDPWEGTTPIAKVVDVATRMMDLGCDQLALGDTIGVGTPGHIKALIEALAGAGIDVGSIGVHFHDTYGQALANVLAALQSGVATIDSSAGGLGGCPFAESSAGNLATEDLVWMLEGLGIETGVNLEKLVSTSVWMARQLGRTSVSRTLQALAGPEALYHADPDADPATAQR; encoded by the coding sequence ATGCGTATGCCGAGCTGTGCGCCGGTCGCCGGCCTGCCTGAGCGGGTGACGATTTATGAGGTCGGCCCCCGAGATGGCCTGCAGAACGAAAAAGGTGTGATCCCAACGCACATCAAGGTCGAGTTCATCGAGCGGCTTGGGGCCGCCGGGCTGCAGACCATCGAGGCGGCCGGCTTCGTGCATCCAGGCCGGGTACCCCAACTCGCCGATGCCGAAAGCGTCATCGAGGGCCTGAACCTCGACGCCGACCGACACTATCCGGTGCTGGTTCCAACACTCAGTGGGCTGGACCGGGCGTTCAGTTGCGGCGTTCGCGATATCGCGGTGTTCGGCAGTGCCACGGAGACGTTCTCGCAGCGCAACCTCGGCCGAAGCATCGACGAATCATTAGCGATGTTCGCTCCGGTGGTGAAGCAGGCGCGTGAGGCGGGAGCCCGTGTGCGTGGCTACGTGTCGATGTGCTGCGGGGATCCCTGGGAGGGAACAACCCCCATTGCGAAGGTCGTCGACGTTGCGACTCGGATGATGGATCTGGGCTGCGATCAGCTCGCGCTCGGCGACACGATCGGCGTCGGCACGCCCGGCCACATTAAAGCGCTCATCGAGGCGCTAGCGGGGGCGGGAATCGACGTCGGCTCGATCGGCGTGCATTTTCACGATACGTACGGACAGGCGCTGGCTAATGTGCTGGCGGCGTTGCAGTCGGGCGTCGCCACCATCGACAGCTCGGCGGGGGGTCTGGGCGGATGCCCGTTCGCGGAAAGTTCGGCGGGCAACCTGGCCACCGAGGATCTGGTGTGGATGTTGGAGGGACTGGGCATCGAGACCGGTGTGAACCTGGAGAAGCTGGTGTCGACCAGCGTCTGGATGGCCAGACAGCTCGGCAGAACGAGCGTTTCACGCACCTTGCAGGCACTGGCGGGGCCGGAGGCGCTCTACCATGCCGATCCGGATGCCGACCCGGCGACGGCACAGCGATGA
- a CDS encoding CaiB/BaiF CoA transferase family protein: MIKLLEGIRVLECAMLPTGDQTSRLLGDLGADVIKIERPGTGDYLRELGDRITDQNSVFHLFCNRNKRSVELNLRSDEGRGIFFELLKTADIFVDGFAGDACDKLGIGYTAQRAIKRDIIYCQANGFGTRGSYSQIPAHGYMMGALAGQSQLQVANDGVVTEVVDTEGLYFPGYVDGPLSAGLYAALTAAAALRYRDQTGQGCYIDAAGADAVLANQGLDAVLAWNSDRITDRRNPPPPVGLDPRRRPKYTYYQTKDDKIVLLAAIEHKFWDNFCRAVDRQDLLDAQNKTFAVDFADGGKADLLDELIPIFRSRTEAEWMDIARMCDIPLCPANSKRDTLTDVHLAAREIVHHSEHPVAGPYTSTGWPAPVGGQPFDIRRPAPALGEHTREVLAEIGYSTEDVADLHSRGVV; this comes from the coding sequence ATGATCAAGCTGTTGGAGGGCATCCGCGTGCTCGAGTGCGCGATGTTGCCCACCGGCGACCAGACGAGCAGACTTCTCGGCGACCTGGGCGCCGACGTCATCAAGATCGAACGGCCGGGCACCGGTGACTACTTGCGTGAACTCGGTGATCGGATCACCGACCAGAACAGCGTCTTTCACCTTTTCTGCAATCGCAACAAGCGCAGCGTCGAGTTGAACCTGCGCAGCGACGAGGGCCGCGGGATCTTCTTCGAGCTGCTCAAGACCGCCGACATCTTCGTCGACGGGTTCGCCGGCGATGCTTGCGACAAGCTCGGCATCGGCTACACCGCGCAGCGGGCGATCAAACGGGACATCATCTACTGCCAGGCCAATGGTTTCGGGACGCGCGGGAGCTACAGCCAGATCCCGGCGCATGGCTACATGATGGGCGCCCTGGCCGGTCAGTCGCAGCTGCAGGTCGCCAATGACGGTGTCGTAACCGAGGTCGTTGATACCGAGGGCCTGTACTTCCCCGGCTATGTCGATGGGCCGCTGTCGGCCGGGCTCTATGCCGCGCTGACGGCCGCAGCGGCGTTGCGGTACCGGGATCAGACCGGGCAGGGCTGCTACATCGACGCGGCGGGCGCCGACGCGGTGCTCGCCAACCAGGGCCTCGATGCCGTGCTGGCGTGGAACAGCGACCGCATCACCGACAGGCGCAACCCCCCGCCGCCGGTCGGACTAGATCCGCGCCGACGTCCGAAGTACACCTACTACCAGACTAAGGACGACAAGATCGTGCTACTGGCGGCCATCGAGCACAAGTTCTGGGACAACTTCTGCCGGGCCGTCGACCGCCAAGATCTGTTGGACGCACAGAACAAGACGTTCGCGGTGGATTTTGCCGACGGCGGAAAAGCCGACCTGCTCGATGAACTCATCCCGATCTTCCGGTCCCGCACTGAAGCGGAATGGATGGATATCGCCCGAATGTGCGACATCCCGCTGTGCCCGGCGAACTCGAAGCGCGACACGCTGACCGACGTGCATCTTGCGGCCCGCGAGATCGTGCACCATTCCGAACATCCGGTGGCCGGCCCCTATACCAGCACCGGCTGGCCGGCGCCGGTCGGCGGTCAACCCTTCGATATCAGGCGCCCGGCGCCCGCGCTCGGGGAACACACTCGGGAAGTGCTCGCCGAGATCGGCTACAGCACTGAGGATGTTGCAGACTTACACTCTCGCGGGGTGGTGTGA
- a CDS encoding TetR family transcriptional regulator, giving the protein MANTRGKPGKKGVATRARILDAAAHTLAAKGYAGTRLSDIAAAANTQAGSLYYYFPSREELVEEVLRVGQERTSGFVRRRVAALPDDASDLDRLREAISAHLDSVLQIGDYTAATIRIIGQVPEEIRKRRLHEQREYGDFWRSLVNDAHASGELRTDINSSALRMLLLGAMNSVPDWFHPRHGGLAPADLKVQFGALFLDGLAVHRQAARSIDNSLNAIAAAEKKEVLRRSREDATKAEGAQRILDAAAKVFREMGYAGTRLADVAAASGIQTGSMYYYFKSRDHLVVEMLLDAWKRTDGLARLSVDALPADATALDRFSTALTAHLLSVLRNSMYTSALVRILGQIPDSVRNQTVNHQRAYLQYWRSLMEDAIASGEIRTDTDPPVTTMLLTGALNWAVEWYRPDGMLSPEELATQVATLVFDGVTKVRADNRSLQGSTSKSV; this is encoded by the coding sequence ATGGCTAACACACGCGGCAAGCCGGGCAAGAAGGGCGTGGCGACCCGAGCACGCATCCTGGACGCCGCCGCCCACACGCTCGCTGCCAAGGGGTATGCGGGAACGCGGCTATCTGACATTGCCGCCGCCGCCAACACGCAGGCCGGCAGCCTGTACTACTACTTTCCATCGCGAGAAGAACTTGTCGAAGAAGTGCTGCGCGTCGGTCAGGAGCGCACCAGCGGCTTCGTCAGGCGACGCGTCGCCGCCCTTCCCGACGATGCGTCTGACCTCGACCGGCTCCGCGAGGCCATCTCGGCCCATTTGGACTCGGTTCTACAGATTGGCGACTACACCGCGGCGACGATCAGAATCATCGGCCAAGTTCCCGAAGAGATCCGCAAGCGGCGGCTTCATGAACAGCGCGAATACGGCGACTTCTGGCGTTCGCTCGTCAATGACGCACATGCCTCCGGTGAACTCCGGACAGACATCAACAGTTCGGCGCTGCGGATGCTGCTGCTTGGCGCGATGAACTCGGTCCCGGACTGGTTTCACCCCCGCCATGGCGGACTGGCGCCCGCCGACCTCAAAGTCCAGTTCGGTGCGCTGTTCCTCGACGGCCTGGCGGTGCATCGGCAAGCGGCACGATCGATCGACAACAGCCTTAACGCCATCGCCGCCGCCGAGAAGAAAGAGGTCCTTCGCAGAAGCCGGGAGGACGCCACAAAGGCCGAGGGCGCCCAGCGGATCCTCGATGCCGCCGCCAAGGTCTTCCGGGAAATGGGCTACGCCGGCACCCGGCTGGCCGATGTGGCGGCGGCCTCTGGCATCCAGACCGGCAGCATGTATTACTACTTCAAGTCGCGCGATCACCTCGTGGTCGAAATGCTGCTTGACGCCTGGAAACGAACCGACGGTCTGGCACGCCTCAGCGTCGACGCCCTGCCCGCTGATGCCACAGCGCTCGACCGGTTCTCCACCGCGTTGACCGCTCACCTGCTTTCCGTGCTGCGAAACAGCATGTATACATCGGCGCTCGTGCGGATACTGGGCCAAATCCCGGACAGCGTACGCAACCAGACGGTCAACCACCAGCGGGCCTACCTCCAGTACTGGCGCAGCCTTATGGAAGACGCCATCGCCTCCGGCGAGATCAGAACGGACACCGACCCGCCGGTGACCACGATGTTGCTCACCGGCGCCCTCAACTGGGCCGTCGAGTGGTATCGACCTGATGGCATGTTAAGCCCGGAAGAATTGGCGACCCAGGTGGCCACGCTGGTATTCGACGGCGTTACCAAGGTCCGCGCCGACAACCGCAGCCTCCAGGGCTCAACGTCGAAATCCGTTTAA
- a CDS encoding acyl-CoA dehydrogenase family protein, translated as MKRLVFESEHEQLRETTRQYIEQEVAPYARKWERERIVDRSAYLAAGKYGLIGFNLPEKYGGGGSDDFRFNAVIVEELAKFGSVTPALSLQNDIVGPYLKSLATEEQQARWLPGYITGEIIGAIAMSEPSAGSDLAGIRTSAVRDGDDWILNGAKTFISAGINSDIIIVVARTDPEAGHKGFSLLVVERGMEGFTRGRKLDKMGQHAQDTAELHFDNVRIPGNNLLGEQNRGFYHLMHNLPFERLSIAIGAVAGARETWRETLQYAKDRKAFGQPIGSFQHNRFVLAELDTELDIAEQYIDRCLRAVVDKELTAVQAAKAKWWCTELAKKVVDACVQLHGGYGYINEYKVAKDYVDARIQTIFGGTTEIMKDIIGRDLGL; from the coding sequence ATGAAACGACTGGTTTTCGAATCCGAACACGAGCAGCTGCGGGAAACGACCCGACAGTACATCGAGCAGGAGGTCGCGCCGTACGCGCGGAAGTGGGAACGCGAGCGAATCGTGGACCGCTCCGCGTACCTGGCGGCGGGCAAGTACGGGCTGATCGGGTTCAACCTGCCGGAGAAGTACGGAGGCGGCGGGTCCGACGACTTCCGGTTCAACGCGGTGATCGTGGAAGAGCTGGCGAAGTTCGGGTCGGTGACACCTGCACTGAGTTTGCAAAACGACATCGTCGGCCCCTACCTGAAATCGCTGGCCACCGAGGAGCAGCAGGCGCGCTGGCTGCCCGGCTACATCACCGGCGAGATCATCGGCGCGATCGCGATGAGCGAACCCAGTGCCGGCAGTGACCTGGCCGGCATCCGCACCTCGGCGGTGCGCGATGGCGACGACTGGATCCTCAACGGCGCCAAGACGTTCATCTCCGCAGGTATTAACTCCGACATCATCATCGTGGTGGCCCGCACCGACCCCGAAGCCGGGCACAAAGGCTTCTCGTTGCTGGTCGTCGAGCGCGGCATGGAGGGCTTCACCCGCGGGCGCAAGCTAGACAAGATGGGCCAACATGCCCAGGACACCGCCGAGCTGCACTTCGACAACGTGCGGATACCCGGTAACAACCTGCTGGGCGAACAGAACCGCGGCTTCTACCACCTAATGCACAACCTTCCCTTCGAGCGGCTGTCCATCGCGATCGGCGCGGTCGCCGGCGCCCGCGAAACCTGGCGTGAGACATTGCAATATGCCAAGGACCGGAAGGCGTTCGGGCAGCCGATCGGCAGCTTCCAGCACAACAGGTTCGTGCTGGCCGAGCTCGACACCGAGCTCGACATCGCTGAGCAGTACATCGACCGGTGCCTGCGGGCCGTGGTCGATAAGGAGCTCACCGCAGTCCAGGCCGCGAAGGCGAAGTGGTGGTGCACCGAGCTGGCCAAGAAGGTCGTCGACGCATGCGTGCAGTTGCACGGCGGCTACGGGTACATCAACGAATACAAAGTGGCCAAGGACTACGTGGACGCCCGAATTCAGACCATCTTCGGCGGCACCACTGAGATCATGAAAGACATCATCGGGCGCGACCTAGGTCTTTAA
- a CDS encoding ExeA family protein — protein sequence MPFGRDLAPAMLHRHSGHGEAVARITWCVDQRAIGVITGEVGAGKTVAVRAATANLDPSRHVFIYLANPTIGVRGMLTHIVAALGHTPAYHKSALAPQAAEALATEHAERGRNPVLVVDEAHLLDNHQLEAIRLLTNHEMDSGSPFAVVLIGQPSLRHRLRLGVLAALDQRIAVRYTIAGMNGADTADYIRHHCKIAGRSDTLFSEDAIGLIHNASRGHPRAVNNLALHALTAAFAADHAIVDEKAARIAISETAAD from the coding sequence ATGCCGTTCGGACGTGACCTGGCGCCAGCCATGCTGCACCGCCATAGCGGCCACGGTGAGGCGGTCGCCCGCATCACCTGGTGTGTGGACCAGCGTGCGATCGGAGTGATCACCGGCGAGGTCGGCGCGGGCAAGACCGTGGCCGTGCGGGCGGCCACCGCCAACCTGGATCCGTCTCGGCACGTGTTCATCTACCTGGCCAACCCCACCATCGGGGTGCGCGGCATGCTCACCCACATCGTGGCCGCGCTCGGGCACACCCCCGCCTATCACAAATCAGCCCTGGCCCCCCAAGCCGCCGAGGCGCTGGCCACCGAACACGCCGAACGGGGCCGCAATCCCGTGCTGGTCGTCGATGAGGCCCACCTACTCGATAACCACCAGCTCGAAGCGATCCGGCTCTTGACCAACCACGAGATGGACAGTGGATCCCCGTTCGCCGTCGTGCTCATCGGCCAACCCAGCCTGCGCCACCGGCTCCGGCTCGGGGTGCTCGCCGCGTTAGATCAGCGCATCGCAGTCCGCTACACCATCGCCGGGATGAACGGCGCCGACACCGCCGACTACATCCGCCATCACTGCAAAATCGCCGGACGCTCCGACACCCTCTTCTCCGAGGACGCCATCGGGCTGATCCACAACGCCTCCCGCGGTCACCCCCGCGCGGTCAACAACCTGGCCCTGCACGCGCTGACCGCCGCGTTCGCCGCCGATCACGCCATCGTCGACGAAAAGGCCGCTCGCATCGCGATCAGCGAAACCGCCGCGGACTGA
- a CDS encoding DUF6262 family protein codes for MTDEPAVRVERACQALLTTGEPITFDAVAAHTGIGRATLYRRPELRAIVEQHRQHGREALTLTGLQVQIDQLRLALEAVASKTRRHEEQLRKLHRSNRAK; via the coding sequence GTGACCGACGAACCCGCCGTTCGCGTTGAACGCGCCTGTCAGGCACTGCTGACTACCGGCGAGCCCATCACCTTCGACGCCGTGGCCGCCCACACCGGCATCGGCCGCGCCACCCTCTACCGGCGACCCGAACTGCGCGCCATCGTCGAACAACATCGCCAACACGGCCGCGAGGCACTCACTCTCACAGGACTACAAGTCCAAATCGACCAGCTCCGCCTCGCCCTAGAAGCCGTCGCTTCCAAGACACGCCGCCACGAAGAGCAACTCCGAAAACTCCACCGCTCCAACCGAGCCAAATAG
- a CDS encoding tyrosine-type recombinase/integrase, producing the protein MPCLVRHHRGAELAAITLGHPLLDDYLAFVAARARTNTWLAVASDLKIFFGVVAKEPTQVSAADVFAFLAFQRTARLGERVVRLEDGEPGLAARTIARRLSSVRGLYAYLAARGDTGVSRNPVPTSLAARRPGARRGKGGMALIRTPRTLPRVLAPSEVDALRAALRTHRDRAMVEAMLLGGLRRCEVLGLRLDDVNAGERRVFVAEGKGGRQRMVPVSARFFASLGDYLDQERPRTSTDRVFVVLKGPRRGEPLSAAGLDEILDGARARAGLTQATCHQLRHTCFTRLREAGMALEAIQAQAGHASIDSTRIYLHLANDWLEREYLRAAEAIEAQVVASGEAAEA; encoded by the coding sequence ATGCCGTGCCTGGTCCGTCACCATCGTGGGGCGGAGTTGGCCGCGATCACCCTGGGGCATCCGCTGCTGGATGACTACCTGGCCTTCGTTGCGGCACGGGCCCGAACGAACACTTGGCTGGCGGTGGCCTCGGATTTGAAGATCTTCTTCGGTGTGGTTGCCAAGGAACCGACCCAGGTGAGCGCCGCAGATGTGTTCGCGTTCTTGGCGTTTCAACGCACTGCCCGTTTGGGTGAGCGGGTGGTGCGGTTGGAGGACGGCGAGCCGGGCCTGGCGGCGCGCACGATCGCCCGCCGGTTGTCCAGTGTGCGTGGCCTGTATGCCTACCTCGCGGCCCGCGGTGACACCGGCGTAAGCCGCAACCCGGTGCCGACCAGCCTGGCCGCCCGCCGCCCCGGTGCTCGGCGCGGGAAGGGCGGGATGGCGTTGATCCGCACCCCGCGCACGCTGCCCCGGGTGCTGGCGCCAAGCGAGGTCGACGCGCTGCGGGCGGCGCTGCGCACCCACCGCGACCGGGCCATGGTCGAGGCGATGCTGCTGGGTGGACTGCGACGCTGCGAGGTGCTGGGCCTGCGCCTCGACGACGTCAACGCCGGCGAGCGGCGGGTGTTCGTGGCCGAAGGCAAGGGCGGTCGGCAGCGGATGGTGCCGGTATCGGCGCGGTTCTTCGCATCGCTGGGGGACTATCTGGATCAGGAGCGGCCGCGGACGTCGACCGATCGGGTGTTCGTGGTGTTGAAGGGGCCCCGGCGTGGCGAGCCGTTGTCGGCCGCCGGTCTGGACGAGATCCTCGACGGTGCGCGCGCTCGCGCCGGGCTGACCCAGGCGACGTGCCATCAGCTGCGGCACACCTGTTTCACCCGGCTGCGGGAGGCGGGGATGGCACTGGAGGCGATCCAAGCCCAGGCCGGCCACGCCTCGATCGACTCCACCCGCATCTACCTGCACCTGGCCAACGACTGGTTGGAACGGGAGTACCTGCGGGCCGCCGAAGCGATCGAGGCGCAGGTCGTCGCGTCCGGTGAGGCGGCCGAGGCATGA
- a CDS encoding tyrosine-type recombinase/integrase, giving the protein MNRSPAHRPDIEELVEAYRADLVAAGMFAGHPVTSVARAFFTRVGVAGWSALPLATQCALPLRDRRVVGWLIVTGRLRPSPDYLVACRPYLGEVAAHHHRGFHQRFVATSTELGFDPIVTRLQWSALAKVAALAGLTPEQLTQPVIDEQRKALSAAITRHRPGSHGAKALSAALFGAQTTLFHLGVLDSAPRKTSPNRSAERAAQWAAVPPRLAATLTGYIAQTRLSLRASTMVRVEGVLREFAGWLAANAPEVVCVADLRRAHIEAYKLHLATRPSARGGRLSKISLAEHLGTLRTCFDRLTEWDGDDIPARVLVFAGDLPIRDEPLPRFLDDAAFTKLLQAARAADDPFVRLCVEFLARTGLRKGEFLDLTVDSVVQIGAAYWLHVPLGKLRNDRYIPLHPQLKDLLDEWLAARPVSLRSRYLFVEYGQRIGEGRVDRAVAETAKVAGIGRVSPHRLRHTLATQAINRGMSLEALAALLGHRSMRMTLVYARIADRTVADEYFTVSEKVEALYDQPRALPADAEGAEMRKLRAEMHRRMLGNGYCARPVGLDCHFESICESCTFFQTTIAFRPTLQAQRDDAAEKGQLGRQKVFDGLLARLDQTAS; this is encoded by the coding sequence ATGAACCGCTCACCAGCACATCGCCCCGACATCGAAGAGCTCGTCGAGGCGTATCGGGCCGACCTGGTTGCGGCCGGGATGTTCGCCGGACATCCGGTGACCTCGGTGGCCCGCGCGTTCTTCACCCGCGTGGGTGTGGCGGGCTGGTCTGCGTTGCCGCTGGCAACCCAGTGCGCTTTGCCGCTGAGGGATCGACGGGTGGTTGGTTGGCTGATCGTGACGGGACGGCTGCGGCCCAGCCCGGACTATCTCGTGGCGTGCCGGCCCTACCTCGGCGAAGTCGCCGCCCATCATCACCGCGGGTTCCACCAACGGTTCGTCGCGACCTCCACCGAGCTCGGGTTTGATCCCATCGTGACCCGCCTGCAGTGGTCGGCGCTGGCCAAGGTGGCCGCGCTGGCCGGGCTGACTCCCGAGCAGCTGACCCAGCCGGTGATCGATGAGCAGCGAAAAGCGTTGAGTGCCGCGATAACTCGTCACCGACCCGGCAGCCACGGCGCCAAAGCACTGAGCGCGGCGCTGTTCGGTGCGCAGACCACCCTGTTCCACCTCGGCGTCCTCGACAGCGCGCCCCGCAAGACCAGCCCAAACCGCTCGGCTGAGCGGGCCGCCCAGTGGGCGGCGGTTCCGCCGCGGCTGGCGGCCACCCTGACCGGTTACATCGCCCAGACGCGGCTGTCGCTGCGGGCCTCGACGATGGTGCGTGTCGAGGGCGTGCTGCGGGAGTTCGCCGGCTGGCTGGCCGCGAACGCCCCCGAGGTGGTCTGTGTTGCTGACCTGCGTCGGGCACACATCGAGGCCTACAAGCTGCACCTGGCCACCCGTCCTTCGGCGCGCGGCGGCCGGTTGTCCAAGATCAGTCTCGCCGAACATCTCGGCACCCTGCGCACCTGCTTCGACCGGCTCACCGAATGGGACGGCGACGATATTCCCGCCCGCGTGCTCGTGTTCGCCGGCGACCTGCCGATCCGCGACGAGCCGCTGCCCCGCTTCCTCGACGACGCCGCGTTCACCAAGCTGCTGCAGGCCGCGCGCGCCGCCGACGACCCGTTTGTCCGGCTGTGCGTGGAGTTCCTGGCCCGCACCGGCCTGCGTAAGGGCGAATTCCTCGATCTCACAGTCGATTCCGTGGTGCAGATCGGGGCCGCGTACTGGTTGCACGTGCCGCTCGGGAAACTGCGCAACGACCGGTACATTCCGTTGCATCCCCAACTCAAGGATCTCCTCGACGAATGGCTCGCCGCCCGACCCGTCAGCCTGCGCAGCCGCTACCTGTTCGTTGAGTACGGCCAACGCATCGGGGAGGGCCGCGTCGATCGGGCCGTCGCTGAAACCGCGAAAGTGGCTGGCATCGGCCGTGTTTCGCCCCATCGTCTCAGACATACCTTGGCAACCCAGGCGATCAACCGCGGTATGTCGCTGGAAGCGCTGGCCGCGCTGTTGGGTCACCGATCTATGCGGATGACGCTCGTTTACGCTCGAATCGCCGATCGCACCGTCGCCGACGAATACTTCACCGTCAGCGAAAAGGTCGAGGCCCTCTACGATCAGCCGCGCGCACTTCCCGCCGACGCCGAAGGCGCCGAAATGCGAAAGCTCCGCGCCGAGATGCACCGTCGGATGCTCGGTAACGGCTACTGCGCCCGACCCGTCGGCCTGGACTGCCACTTCGAATCCATCTGCGAATCCTGCACCTTCTTTCAGACCACCATCGCCTTCCGGCCCACTCTGCAGGCACAACGCGACGACGCTGCCGAAAAAGGACAGCTCGGCCGCCAGAAAGTGTTCGACGGACTGCTCGCCCGACTCGATCAAACCGCCTCCTGA
- a CDS encoding tyrosine-type recombinase/integrase, producing the protein MGSLRTDRDRAIAGLMLFCGLRSAEVLGLRVRDIDIGGWVRVIGKGDKERRVPLDPDVAALIQTYLFAERPESDCDTLFLVAKGPNRGEPLTPAGLRTIFRYHRAKAGVPAGHPHALRHSFGTALAEAGVDLSVLQALMGHDHVDSSAAYIHLSPTHVRAAYDAARDRQRAH; encoded by the coding sequence GTGGGCAGCCTGCGCACCGACCGGGATCGCGCGATCGCGGGGTTGATGCTGTTCTGCGGGTTGCGCTCGGCCGAGGTGCTGGGTCTTCGGGTCCGCGATATCGACATCGGCGGCTGGGTACGGGTCATCGGCAAGGGCGACAAGGAGCGCCGAGTTCCGTTGGATCCAGACGTGGCCGCGCTGATCCAGACCTACCTGTTCGCCGAGCGGCCCGAATCAGATTGCGACACATTGTTTCTGGTCGCAAAGGGCCCCAACCGGGGCGAGCCGCTGACCCCGGCTGGATTGCGCACGATCTTTCGCTACCACCGGGCGAAGGCCGGGGTGCCTGCCGGGCATCCGCATGCGCTGCGGCACTCGTTTGGCACCGCGCTGGCCGAGGCGGGAGTTGACCTATCGGTACTACAGGCGCTGATGGGCCACGACCACGTCGACTCCTCGGCCGCCTACATTCACCTGTCCCCGACGCATGTGCGTGCCGCCTACGATGCCGCCCGTGATCGCCAGCGCGCCCACTGA